AGCTGGAACAGGTCGTCATGAATATGGTTCTTAATGCCCAGGACGCCATGAACGGGGGTGGAGAGTTAACCATAACAACTGCGACCGACGAACTGAAAGGCGGAGAGGCCGACCGGTGCCCGGACATTCTTCCCGGCACATACGTCAAGCTGATGATTCAAGATACCGGTTGCGGTATGGACGACACGGTCCGGTCGCATCTTTTCGAGCCGTTTTATACAACCAAAGGGGTGGGCCGGGGAACCGGCCTGGGCCTTTCCTCCGCCTATGGCATTGTCAAGCAGCACGGCGGTGATATCCAGGTGGACAGCCATGTCGGTCGGGGCACCACCTTTAGCGTTTTTTTGCCCGTCACCCATGAGACGGCCGGCGTTTCCGCGGCTCTGGTCGAGGCGTTGGGCGCTGAAGCGTTGCCGGCCCCGGGCGGTTCGGAAACAATCCTGCTGGTGGAGGATGAAGAGCATTTGCGCCAGATGTCGCGGCAATTGCTCGAAGCCTGGGGCTACCATGTTCTGGCGGCAGCCGGGGGCGAGGAGGCCCTGTCGGTGATGGACCGCCATGACGGCCGGATCCACCTGCTGCTGACTGATATCATCATGCCGGGAATAAGTGGAAAAGAACTTTCCTTTCAGGCGCTTTCGCGGCGGCCCGAAGTGAAGGTGCTGTTTATGACCGGATATGCCGACGACGTCATCGCTCCCCACGGGATGCAGGCGGAAGGCGTCCGGATCCTGCGCAAGCCCTTCAATGCCCGTGCTCTGGCCGCCAAGGTCCGGGAAACCCTGGACGGTTGATTCGCCTGGGCCGTCTTGCCCCTGCCGCCCTGGTTGCCGGATCCGGCCTTTCTGGTTTGACCGGGCTATCCTTATTCATATTCAGAACTGTCAGGAGAGATGGAGTACTTCAGCGAATTCGGCTACGCCGGCCTTTTTATGGCCGCGTTTCTGGCGGCTACTGTTTTACCGTTAAGTTCAGAGGTGGTGTTGACCGCCCTGCTGCTGAACGGCTTATCGCCGGTCGGGCTGTGCTGGTCGCGACCACTGGAAACGTGCTGGGCTCTTTGACGAACTACGCGCTGGGATATTGGGCCAGTCTGGGCGTGATAAAAAAATGGCTGAAAATGTCCGAGGAGGATTTTGTAGCGGCCGAGCGGCGTTTTGAAAAATACGGGCTGGTTTCCCTTTGTTTTGCCTGGGTCCCGGTCATCGGTGATCCCCTGACTGTTGTCGCCGGCGTATTGCGCATCCGCATGCTGTGGTTTGCGCCACTGGTTACCGCCGGCAAACTGATCCGGTATGTCGTCATCGCTTATCTGACACTGAAAATTTCCTGACCGGGTATGTCGCCAGTCGATTGGGCCGCGGAATTGCAAAAAGCATGTTTTTTCGCGCCGTGACCCTTTTGGGGCCGGCTGTCCTCATCCGCGGCGTTTCTCGAACTCGGGCTGCACGGGATGTTTTAAAAAGACCTGCCTTACACCCTCAGGCAGCGAGAAACGTATTTCGCGGATGATGCCACCCGGCTATTTTCCAAAAGGCTCAAAGGCGCTCACAACCACACTTTTTGCCACTTATTGAATCGCTCGGTTTTTTCCCAAAAACAGAACGGTTACATCATCTCCGGCTTGGAAGGCCGCATAAAGCAGGTAAGGGGCGAGAAACATCATGCCACCGAAGAACGCTATGACGCCTAAGATAATACCACCGGCGGAAAACTGATGGCGCCAGGCCACCCAGATTCCGGAAAGGCTTAGAAACGTCATAAAATCAAAATTGAACTGACCGGACCATGACATTTCGAAAATATTGGAAAAGAAAATCGGAAGAAGGTTCCACCCATGTTTGTTCGCGACCATGAGCGTGTAAGCGGTTAAGACAATCAGAAGAATGACAAGATACACACGAAAAATCTTCATGGTGTTAATCCTCCCTGTCTTTTATTGAGGCACAATTATATCGCCCAACCTTGGGCCCGCCCAAAAAGCCCGGGGAGCGAGCCAAAACCCCTTGCCGAATGCGACCCCCTATTTGTGAATAAATTCTGCTGGTGAAAAATATAGCCTGCGGTCCTGCAAAAAACATGCTTGCTCGCGCCGTGACCCTTTTGGGGCCGGCTGCCCTCATCCGCGGCGTTTCTCGAACTCGGGCTGTCCGGAATATTCCTGAATTATCTGCCTGCACCCTCGGACGGTAGGGGCACGGCGCGCCGTGCCCCTACGACTTTTAGCGGATGACGCCATCCGGCTATTCCCCAAAAGGCTCAGAAGCGCTCACAACCACACTTTTTGCAACGGCGGCAACCAAAGGAGCTAGTGTTACTGCCTTAAAGACGGTTAATGTTCAAAATTCTCCCCGGTTAATCAATACGCGCCCACCCTGGCTGTCCTTAATGCGTTTCCTGGTTTTATTAACTGTTACTTATTCTTATCTTCAATTGGTACAAATATTCCGAGAACCATAATAATATCAACAAGCGCGGCAAAGATCGGTACTAGAATGTAACCAGCTACTAACCCTATAAAACCTATTATAAATAGGAGTACATGAATCTTTTTGCTTACAAATTTTTTATCTCCCGTTTTTTTAACACTTAGTTCTTGAAGTGAGTTATTGCTTAATTCATTTAATCCTCGACCACATGCGCATGTTCTTTGAGAATCATCTGAATTTTCAAGCCCGCAAGAAGGGCATATCCAAGCCACTAATTTCTTCTAAATATCTTTATGCTTAACATTGAAAATTTATAGAACTTTTTCCACCTATTCTCATAATAAAACCGCCGCATTCGGGAAAGGGGTTTTGGTGAGCGACCTGCGGGCATTTTGGGAGCCAAGGGCTCAAGGTTTCCGGCGTAAAGAATTTCTCGCTGCCTGAGGGTGAAGCCCGGACATTTCATGACCAGTTGAACAGCCCGAGTTCGAGAAATTCAGCCGGAATCCTTGAGCCCGCCCAAAAGCCCGGGGAGCGAACAAAATCCCCTTCCGAATGCTACCCCCTATTTGTGAATAATTTTTGCTGGTGGAGAATATAGCATGCTGTCCTGCAAAAAGCATGCTTGCTCGCGCCGTGACCCTTTTGGGGCCGGCTGCCCTCATCCGCGGCGTTTCTCGAACTCGGACTGCACGGGATGTTTTAAAAAGACCTGCCTTACACCCTCAGACAGCGAGAAACGCATTTCGCGGATGACGCCACCCGGCTATTTCCCAAAAGGCTCAAAGGCGCTCATAATCACACTTTTTGCAAGGTCAGCAGTCATAAGTAGCCGGGGCTCCCATCGGATTGATTAAAGATGGTTTAAGCGTTATGGGTTAATTCCCCGTAGCTTGCGGCTGGGTCATTCCTTTTTATCTTGCACAATAACAACCTTTTGGCCTTTCTCTATGATGCCAAAGCCTTCTTTTTTCAATTCCTCTATAAAAATATTGTAAAGCTCATCTTTGGTTACACTTTTTTGGGTCTTAAGCGTTAAATTTCCTTTCACGCCGTTATCCAGCTCAAACTTCTTTCTAGTCCATTCGCTCATTGTTGTTGCCAATACTGCGAGATCGACATCTTGAAGATCAAGATTATAAAGTTCTTCGGCGTTTGTTGAAAGCGTCTCTTCTGCATAACAATAGTTTTTACCTATAAAACCAGAAGCGAGGAGCATATAACAGATTAAGATCACAATTCGTTTTGCCAATTTAATTCTCCATTTTATTTTAGCAAGTTGGACTTAATATTGTAATCAAGCAGAAAGGTTCCCACCTGTTAGAATCAAAAACCCGCCGCATTCGGGAAAGGGGTTTGGTGAGCGACCTGCGGGTATTTTGGAAGACAAGGGCTCAAGGTTTCCGGCGTAAAGAATTTCTCGCTGTCTGAGGGTGGATTCCGGACACTCATGACCAGTTGAACAGCCCGAGTTCGAGAAATTCAGCCGGAATCCTTGAGCCCGCCCAAAATGCCCTGGGAGCGAACCCAAACCCCTTCTGAATGCGCCCCGTAAAAGCATTTCCATTCCAATCCCATTAGTATAATTTGTTAATTGAATTTACAGTTTATGCGCCAAGGGTCAGGCTGCGGGCTGTTCTTTTGTATCCCAACCAGGAAATACGAGTACCGCAGGATGGCATTTCAGCGCTCTGGCAAGAACTTTTGCCCGTTCAACACCAAGCTGGATGCGGTCGTTTTCTATAGCAGAAATGGTAGATTGAGGAATGCCGGTCAATTCAGCCAGCCCATTCTGGCTTAATTCCTGAAGCTCTCGGATAATCCGTACGGATTCTCCTACGGAAACATTTATGTTTTTTTTTGCAAGGCTGTAATCTTTCATATCACTTTCTCCTGTAATCGTGGGCGGTGATGTCAATCACCTCCACGAAAATTTTGTCGCTCTCAACCCGATAAATTATACGATACTGAAGTCCGAGGCGCGATGACCGGTGCCCAACCCACTGTCCACTCAACGCCTCATCATGAAAGCCTTTAATCAAGCGTAATCCGTCAGGCCCGGAAATGGCAACGATGTCTTTCCATTTTTCGTATCGTTTCAACGTCTCTTGAGGCAGGCGGGGTAATTTTCGAGACGCGTTTCGGTGTTCATAAATAATCCACATACTAAATATATACTATACGATATATGATATGTCAATAAACATTTAACAGGCTAACAATGTAGCTGGATAGAAGGGCTTTCGCCTATACAGACCGCCGCACTCGAAAAGGGGTTTTGTGAGCGTCCAAAATGGCCGGGGAGCGAACCCAAACCCTTTGCCGAATGCGATCCCCTATTTGTGAATAAACTTTGCTGGTGGAGAATATAGCCTGCGGTCCCGCAAAAGGTATGTTTGCTCGCGCCGTGACCCTTTTGGGGCCGGCTGACCTCATCCGCGGCGTTTCTCGAACTCGGGCTGCACCGAATATTTTTGAAAGACCTGCCTGCACCCTCGGACAGCGATAAACGCATTTCGCGGATGACGCCACCCGGCTGTTTCCCAAAAGGCTCAAAGGCGCTCACAACCACACTTTTTGCAACGCAAAGATTACCGGCTGGTACTCAGCGGCAGCGTATCACCAGTCCGCGTATAGCGACAGGTTATATGCTTTTTTAGCACCCACAGTCGCCAAAAAGGTCCATTGTTTCAACTTTTCCTGCCTTATCAATTGTCAGTTTTGTCTTGAATCTTGTGACTTCACATCCACCCTCAGATCCATTAGGGCAGACAAAAGTAATCGTATTAAAAAAATGAAGGTTTATATCTTTGTATCTAAATTGTTGGGAAAAGGTATCACCAATTTTGGGTTTATCAGGGATTTGTTCAATTTTGATGGGTTCAAGCTTAATAAGTTCGCCTGAAATGTATACTTTTGGATTTTCATAATTTGGTTCTGATTGAAAAACAAATTTATAAGGAGCTGAATCGTTGAGTCGGTAACTACAACCACAACCATATTCGATTTGAGTATTTGGGATAGGGAGAATAATGCTCTCTGCGAATGAAGTCGTAGCAGATAACCATAACAACGTAAATTGGAGTATTGTGACTAATTTCATATTCTTTTGCATATAACATAATAATTGGGCAGAAGGGTCTCCACCTGTTTGTATATTAAAACCGCCGCATTCGGGAAAGGGGTTTTGTGAGCGACCTGCGGGCATTTTGGGAGACAAGGGCTCAAGGATTCCGGCGTCAAGAATTTCTCGCTGTCTGAGGGTGAAGCCCGGACACTTCATGACCTGTTGAACAGCCCGAGTTCGAGAAATTCAGCCGGAATCATTGAACCCGCCCAAAATGCCCGGGGAGCGAACCCAAACCCCTTCCGAATGCAACCATTTTTAATTGCTCTGGATCACCCGGTCAAGCCGGGTGATGACGAAATTTCTATTCACCCTCCTCCAGCGGATACCCGTCGATATACTTGAGCTCGGCCGAAGCCGGCACCTCGCCCATGCCGTGCTCGGCATAGATGGGCACCTCGGCCAGGTCCAGGGCCTGCGCGGCGACGATGTTCAGGTTGCCGGGGTCCGTGGTCTCGGTCAGGTACAGGCTGACCTCCAGGGGCTTGATGAGATAGGACTTGCCGGTGCCGGTCTCCTGGACGGTGGTCCCGGGCGGAATGTTGATGATCTTTTCCTTGATGTCATCGGTCATTACCCAGTCGGACGCCATGAGCATGTCCTCGGCGTAGGGCACCCCGTTCAGCCAGCCGTCATAGGACAGGGCCAGCCGCCGGGAAGCGCCGTCGGGTCTGTTGACGGATATGGGATTGAACATGATCGGGTCATCGATGAGTTTGTACGCGCCGTCCTTCATGAGGTAAGTCACACTCCC
This genomic stretch from Thermodesulfobacteriota bacterium harbors:
- a CDS encoding type II toxin-antitoxin system mRNA interferase toxin, RelE/StbE family; this translates as MWIIYEHRNASRKLPRLPQETLKRYEKWKDIVAISGPDGLRLIKGFHDEALSGQWVGHRSSRLGLQYRIIYRVESDKIFVEVIDITAHDYRRK
- a CDS encoding helix-turn-helix transcriptional regulator; translation: MKDYSLAKKNINVSVGESVRIIRELQELSQNGLAELTGIPQSTISAIENDRIQLGVERAKVLARALKCHPAVLVFPGWDTKEQPAA